A genomic region of Chelmon rostratus isolate fCheRos1 chromosome 8, fCheRos1.pri, whole genome shotgun sequence contains the following coding sequences:
- the prss35 gene encoding inactive serine protease 35 yields MGPIPLCVLLPVTVLAVVVAVAAVENAADDEYTWPQWKVPLVRKRRTVPLSSPNFSARPQSELSGTCGIECQRRLPATSLEDLEQFLSYETVYENGTRTYTSVSVQGLNEVTAWSRNVSSGSRHKREVYGTDTRFTISDKQFSTKYPFSTSVKISTGCSGVLVSPKHVLTAAHCIHDGKDYLEGVQKLRVGILKEKSRRGKGGKGRGGRGKGRRRKGDKDKEEVQEKQENGGKEDRKGRGKGRKNRSRRSVESGKPSFRWTRVKQTQVPKGWFKGVSDRLAADYDYAVLELKKDPKVKHMDLGVIPSLKKLPAGRIHFSGFDDDRPGNLVYRFCSVSEESNDLLYQYCDAKPGSSGSGVYIRLKEPGKKKWKRKIIGVFSGHQWVDVNGDGTQQDYNVAVRITPLKYAQICYWVHGDSSECQVA; encoded by the coding sequence ATGGGCCCAATACCCCTGTGTGTCCTGCTCCCAGTGACGGTGCTAGCTGTGGTggtggctgttgctgctgtggagaatGCAGCGGATGATGAGTATACCTGGCCACAGTGGAAGGTACCTCTGGTAAGAAAAAGACGTACTGTGCCTCTCAGCAGCCCAAACTTCTCAGCCCGTCCTCAGTCGGAGCTGAGTGGGACCTGTGGGATTGAGTGTCAGCGTCGCCTCCCTGCCACCTCTCTGGAGGACCTGGAGCAGTTCCTGTCCTACGAGACGGTTTATGAGAATGGTACACGCACGTATACCTCGGTTTCTGTGCAGGGCCTCAATGAGGTCACTGCCTGGTCCAGAAACGTCTCGTCTGGCTCCCGCCACAAACGAGAGGTGTATGGCACAGATACCCGCTTCACCATCTCTGATAAGCAGTTCTCCACCAAATATCCCTTCTCCACCTCTGTGAAGATCTCCACAGGATGCTCTGGGGTTCTTGTGTCACCTAAACATGTGCTGACCGCTGCCCACTGCATCCATGATGGGAAGGATTATCTCGAGGGGGTGCAGAAGCTGCGTGTTGGTATTCTGAAGGAGAAGTCCAGACGAGGGAAAGGAGGTAAAGGGAGAGGAGGTCGAGGGaagggaagaaggagaaagggagacaaagacaaagaggaagtgcAGGAAAAGCAAGAGAACGGTGGGAAAGAGGACCGTAAAGGAAGAGGGAAAGGCAGGAAGAACCGGAGTCGGCGAAGTGTGGAATCAGGCAAACCTTCTTTTAGGTGGACCAGGGTCAAGCAGACCCAGGTGCCTAAGGGCTGGTTCAAAGGTGTGTCTGACAGACTGGCTGCGGATTATGACTACGCTGTTCTGGAGTTGAAGAAAGACCCAAAAGTCAAACACATGGATCTGGGTGTTATCCCTTCACTCAAGAAGCTCCCTGCTGGGAGGATCCACTTTTCCGGCTTTGATGACGACCGGCCTGGCAACCTGGTGTACCGGTTCTGTTCCGTCTCCGAGGAGTCCAATGATTTGTTGTACCAGTACTGCGATGCCAAACCCGGCTCCAGCGGCTCTGGGGTCTACATCCGCCTCAAAGAGCCGGGCAAGAagaagtggaagaggaagaTCATTGGGGTTTTCTCCGGTCACCAGTGGGTGGATGTAAATGGGGACGGGACGCAGCAGGATTACAACGTGGCAGTGAGGATAACACCTCTCAAATATGCCCAGATCTGCTACTGGGTCCACGGGGACTCAAGTGAGTGCCAGGTAGCCTAA